The following coding sequences lie in one Pelobacter seleniigenes DSM 18267 genomic window:
- a CDS encoding zinc metalloprotease HtpX, producing MLAKNSSGSRTSGLSRHQVNRIQTALLLLFLAAYPALLGWMVWGGNVVVWLALFGIGFALFSPVNSPQLVMRLVRAKPLAVAQAPRLHEMVALLARRAGLAAVPALYYIPSNQVNAFAVGRNGEAAIAVSSGLTRLLDHDEVAGVMAHEISHLRNDDIRVMSLAALSGRVTGAFSLFGMFLLLFSLPLMLVSQVHVNWLALALLIFAPQLSALAQLGLSRVREYRADLSAVELTEDPQALASALWKIDRSARPLWRRLLPKGTIPDWLSTHPPIAERIRRLQELAPGSRFHRPAAEPTLQQWPQWWSFFTAPGCRRGGQRRSGFWRC from the coding sequence ATGTTGGCTAAGAATTCCAGCGGGAGTCGGACCTCCGGATTGTCGAGACACCAGGTCAACCGGATCCAGACCGCCTTGCTGTTACTGTTTTTGGCCGCCTATCCGGCATTGCTCGGTTGGATGGTTTGGGGTGGCAATGTCGTGGTTTGGCTGGCCCTGTTCGGGATCGGCTTTGCCCTGTTTTCACCGGTCAACTCGCCGCAGTTGGTGATGCGATTGGTCCGGGCAAAGCCGTTGGCCGTGGCGCAGGCGCCCCGCTTGCATGAGATGGTTGCCCTGTTGGCCCGGCGGGCCGGGCTGGCAGCTGTGCCCGCCCTTTATTATATCCCGTCAAACCAGGTCAATGCCTTTGCTGTCGGTCGTAATGGGGAGGCGGCGATTGCCGTCTCTTCCGGCTTGACCCGGTTACTGGACCACGACGAGGTGGCCGGGGTCATGGCGCATGAGATCAGCCACTTGCGCAATGATGATATTCGGGTTATGAGCCTCGCAGCGCTGTCCGGACGGGTCACCGGAGCCTTTTCCCTGTTCGGGATGTTTTTGCTGCTGTTTAGTCTGCCCCTGATGCTGGTCTCTCAGGTTCATGTCAATTGGCTGGCGCTGGCGTTGTTGATTTTTGCTCCGCAGCTGAGTGCGTTGGCTCAATTGGGATTGTCACGGGTCCGCGAATACCGGGCCGATTTGTCAGCGGTAGAATTGACCGAAGATCCGCAGGCTCTCGCCTCGGCATTGTGGAAAATCGACCGTTCCGCTCGCCCGCTGTGGCGGAGGTTGTTGCCGAAGGGGACCATCCCTGATTGGTTGAGTACCCATCCGCCGATTGCCGAGCGGATTCGCCGTCTCCAGGAACTGGCTCCCGGGTCCCGTTTCCACCGACCGGCTGCGGAACCTACGCTACAACAGTGGCCGCAGTGGTGGTCATTTTTCACCGCGCCCGGTTGTCGCAGGGGCGGGCAACGGCGTTCAGGCTTTTGGCGGTGTTGA